Below is a window of Paramagnetospirillum magneticum AMB-1 DNA.
TGGGTGGAACGCCCTGCCAGGCGTTCTCGGTGGCGGGCCTGCGCAAGTCGCTCGACGACGCCCGTGGCAACCTTGCCCTCAAATTCGTGGACCTCGCCAATGCCATCGACCCAGCCTACACAATTTGGGAAAACGTGCCGGGTGCCTTGTCCACCCGCGATAACGCTTTCGGATGCCTTCTGGGCGGATTGGCCGGCGAAGATGGTCCGCTGCTCCCACCAGGGGGCAAATGGACGGACGCTGGTGTTGTGTCTGGACCCACGCGCACAGTCGCGTGGCGCGTCCTCGACGCCCAATATTTCGGCCTGGCCCAACGCCGCCGCCGTGTGTTCGTTGTGGCAGGTCCTCGAGACCGGGCCGATCCCGTCGCGGTACTTTCTGAGCGCAAAGGCGTGCGCCGGGATCATCCGCCGAGCCGAGAAGCGGGGCAAGGCATTGCCCCGACAATTAGCGCACGCACTCGCGGCGGTGGCGGGCTCGGCACCGATTTCGACATCGACGGGGGATTGATCGCCGAGGCCTTCGGCGGCAACAACACCTCCGGTCCCATCGAGGTGGCCACCGCGCTCAATGCCTGCGCGTCGGCCAGCGGGCGGATGGATTTCGAGAGCGAGACCTTTGTCGCCACCACCCTGCGGGCCCGTGATCTGGCTCGTGGCGTCGATAGTGACTGCACCGACACGCTGATTGCCCATTCCCTTCGCGGCGAAGGCTTCGACGCCTCGGAAGACGGCACCGGACGCGGCACGCCGCTGGTGCCGGTGACCTTCAATTTGCGCGGCCGGGACGGCGGGGCGCAGGCGGAAGTCGACGCCGACAACCTCGTCAGCCTCCGGGCTGCCAGCGGCGGATCGAGCCGCAGCTACGTGGCCTTCACCCAGAATCAGCGGGACGAGGTTCGCCCTCTGGACGTTGCCGGTGCCCTGGCCGCCGAGCCTGGGACCAAACAGCAGACCTATGTCGCCTTCGACTGCAAGGCTGGCACCGGGTTCCAGTCCGCTGAGGCCGATGGCGTCACGCCGACCCTGCGGGCCATGTCGGCCTTGGGCCGCGACAATGCCGGTGGCCAGTTGGCGGTCCAGCACGGCATGGCGGTGCGCCGATTGACGCCCCGCGAATGCGAGCGGCTACAGGGATTTCCCGACGATTACACCCGCATCCCTTGGCGCGGAAAGCCAGCGGACAGGTGCCCCGACGGCCCAAGGTATCGCGGGCTGGGGAATTCCATGGCCACCACCGTCATGGCTTGGCTGGGACGCCGCATCCAGGCCGCAGGAAAATGACAATGACCCATCCGCTTCCAGACTCTGTCGAGCATTGGCCCATCGACCGGTTGATCCCCTATGGCCGCAATGCGCGGACCCATTCGGACGGCCAGGTCGCTCAGATCGCCGCCAGCATGATCGAGTTCGGCTGGACCAATCCGGTGCTGGCCGACAGCCGGGGCAATGTCATCGCCGGTCATGGCCGACTGGCCGCCGCCAAATCCCTCGGCCTGGATACGGTGCCGGTGGTGATCCTCGACCATCTGACCGAGGCCCAGCGCCGCGCCTATATTTTGGCTGACAATAAGCTTGCACTCAATGCGGGCTGGGATGAAGAGACCCTGGCGGCCGAATTGCACGCGCTGAATGGCGATGGCTTCGATCTCGGCGTCATCGGCTTCTCCGACGAGGAGTTGGACGCCCTGATGGCCCCCCTTGATGACGAGGGCGACGGCCAGGGTGATGGAACCGGCGAGGATGAAGTGCCGGAACCGCCAGCCGATCCGGTGACGCGGCCGGGTGATCTGTGGATTTTGGGCCACCATCGCCTGCTCTGCGGCGATTCCACCGTGGTCACCGATGTGGATCGGCTGCTGGCCGGGGCCAAGCCACACCTGATGGTGACCGATCCGCCCTACGGCGTCGAATATGACCCGGAATGGCGCAATCAGGCGGGTGTGTCGTCCTCAGCCCGCACCGGCAAGGTCGCCAACGACGACCGCGCCGACTGGAGCGAAGCCTGGGCACTGTTCCCCGGAGAGGTCGCCTATGTCTGGCACGCGGCCATCTTCGCCAAGACGGTAGCCGACAGCCTGGAGGCGAATGATTTCAAGATCCGCGCCCAGATCATCTGGTCGAAAAATCGCTTCGTTTTGGGCCGCGGCGATTACCATTGGCAGCATGAGCCCTGCATTTATGCCGTGCGCAAGAACGCCACCGGCCATTGGCAGGGGGCGCGGGATCAGGCCACCATCTGGGCCATCGGCAATAACGGCGATGAGGACGAGGCCACCGTTCACGGCACCCAGAAGCCGGTGGAATGCATGCGCCGTCCGATCCTCAACAACAGCGCCGAGGGCGATTCGGTCTACGAGCCCTTCGCAGGCAGCGGCACCACGGTGATCGCCGCCGAGACCACCGGCCGGGTCTGCTTCGCCCTGGAACTGAACCCCGCCTATGCCGATGTGACCGTCGGCCGCTGGCAGAAGATGACCGGACAGAAGGCCATTCTGGATGGTGATGGCCGCTGCTTCGACGACATCGCCGCCGGGAAGGCGGTCAGCGCCGGGTGATCCGGCGTAAGGAATGCTGGTACTTGGCGTCGGTAGGTTTCCAATCAAGCGGCTTGCAGCCGAGCCGCAGATCACGGTTCCAGAATTCCAGGATCTGCTGGTTGGAATAGCCCCGGCCCCGGAAGTACTCGAAATCGGTCTGCGACCATTGAGGATGGGCCTTCAGGGCAGCGGCGGGGCGGACGGTCAACCGGGCCGCCATGGTCACTTCGCCTCCTGGCCAGCGGCAAATGCGGCTTCCAGGGCCTTCTTGATCTGCCAAACCGACAACTCGTGGAAGTCGAGGCGGTCGCTGTTGCGAGTGTCCAGGGTTTCGAGGTCGAGGATTTGGGTGGCAATCTCGGTCAGGACTTGGTCTCGGGCTTTCATGTTCTTGGCCTCCGTTGTGGTGGGGCCAGTACCGCTCTATGTCGCCGACAGATCAAGTCGATTAAGCGTGAGATTTCAATAAGGTGATCGATTGCGTCAATCACGCAGCATGTCCATGGTCGAGGCCGTTGCCAACGTGGTGATCGGCTACGCCATCGCGGTCGCCACCCAGGTGGTGGTATTCCCGATCTTTGGCATTCACATCACCCTGGCCGATGATCTCGCCATCGGCTTGGTGTTTTTGGTGGTCTCGCTGATCAGGAGTTACTTGCTGCGGCGGGTCTTTGAACGGCTGCTATGAGGATGATATTGCGGGCTTGGATTCGGCCGCCTCTGAATCTACTCTTCCGGCCTTGATTTCCGAGGGGAGAGCATCATGAGTAAATCCGCCATGTCCAAGGCCATCCGCCAAGCCGCTGGTTGCACTGTCGCCCAGGCTGATGCCGCTGTCGAAGCGGTGCTGGCCACCATCGTCGAAGGCGTCAAGACCGAGGGCCGCTTCAGCCTCATCGGCTTCGGCTCCTTCTCCAAGTCCGAGCGCCCGGCCCGCCAGGGTCGCAATCCGCGGACCGGCAAGACCATCGACATTGCCGCCTCGACCTCGATCAAGTTCAGCACCTCGGCGGCGCTGAAGAAGTCGCTGTAGCCGATGGCGGTTGACCCCGAGCATGTGGCCAAGGCCGCATCCGAGATGCTGGCGCGTTACGGCATCAATGCCGTCGCCAGGGCACAGGATCGGGTGAATGACGTATCGAGGGCGGGTGATCGCACTGCCCTCGATCTCGCAATGTTGCTGTTGACCGAGGTGGAGCGTCAGGCTGCGGCTTCCGCATTCTGAGCAATCCGGTACACCCGGCCCCTCGTTTCAATCTTCTCGCTGGTGACGTCAAGGCCCAGCTTCTTCTTCAAGGCACCGGCGATTGCTCCCCTTGCCGTATGTGGCAACCAGCCAAACTCGGCGGTAATCTCGGCAATGCTGGCGCCTTCGGGCCGCTTCAGCATGGCGATCAGGGCCTCCTGCTTGGTGCCTTCGCGGGGCTTACGGGCCGGTTTCGCGACGTGGGCGTCCGTGGGCGGGGATTCTGCCTCGTCGGCCATGTCAGCCGCCGGTTCTTCTTCCGGGCCTGAGTCCGCGCCCGTGTCGGCGACAATGCCCAACGCCATGTAGGCGGCGGCCGTGGCGACCAGCGTCAGCGGGCTTCCATCCTCGTCCTCGCGCCAGACCGGGGCACCGGCTTCAACCGGAATCGCCTCGATCAAGCCCTTCTTGATCATGCTGGTCAGCACCATGTCGACCGCTCCGCCCTTCAAGGATGCGGTGATCGGCAGGACCAGCCCGCCCTCGCGGGCGCAGGCGGCGGCGAGGATGACGGACTGGGTATCGGATAGCTGAATCTGGGTCATGGTTCGGTTCCTCTCGGGGTACGGCGCGGTCAATCCGCGCCCAGTACCACCCCGAGCCCAACCGGGCGGACCCGGTCGGGCGATGCGGGAACCAAGGGCGTCAGGCGGCCATGTTGGCCAGGAGACGCCGGGCCTCGTAAATGGCCGTCCACATGGCGCGGTCATCGGCAGGCCCATCCGTTGCTTCTATCTCGGTCGCGGCGCGGTCGATGGCCCGCAACGTTCCCACCATGGCGGCATTGTCGGCACGCAGGCGGTCGATCTCGGTGGAATCAGTCATCCGTATCTCCTTTCTTGACGGTGCTGCCGGCGAGGCCGGACCTCAGGCTGCCGCGTCAGCCATGACCTCGAAATGGGTGACGAAGCCGGTGAGGTAGGGCAGCCCGTGCGGGATTCCGGTTTCCCGCGCCGTGTGGCGGCTGATGGTCCAGACCATCCAGCGGGCCACCGCCGCATCGATCGCCGCCGCCAGCCCGAGACCGCGAAACAATCCGTTCGCGACGTCGTCGGCGAAGTGGCGGCCTTGGGTGCTGTCGAGGAAATCGCGTACCGCCGTGTCGGGGCAGCCGGTGGCGAGTTGGATCGCAGGCATCGCCAAATTCCAGGCTTCGGCCTGGTCGGCGTGATCGCCCAAGGTGCCGAAAAAGCCCCAATCAATATTGGCGGTGGGGAGGATGGTGTTGGGCATGGTGGTCTCCTCTGTTCGTGGGACCATCCATCGCTCTGTCGGCCCGGCACATCAACTGGAATAGCGGATCATTTCCTTTCGTTTTAAGGCTTCGATCATGGGGGTGTCCGTTCGAGAATATGCCCGCAGGCGTGGCGTCAGTCATACCGCCGTGCGCAAGGCGGTGCAAACGGGCCGGATTCCCCAGGAGCCCGACGGCACCATCGACCCGGTAAAGGCCGACGCCGCCTGGGATGCCCAGACCGACCCTGGCCGACGGGCTACTTCTGCCCCGAAGCCGGTCATTGAAGCGCCGGCTTCCCCGACACCTACGCCCCAGCGCGAAACTACCCCGGTTGTCCCGGTCGCCGCCGCCGCCGGCGCCACCTTCGCCCAGGCCCGCACCGCCCACGAAGTCGCCAAAGCCCAGAAAGCCCGCATCCAGGTGGATCGCCTCAAGGATGAGGTGGTCGACCGGGCACGGGCCACCGCCCTGGTGTTCAAGCTGGCCCGGCAGGAACGGGATTCCTGGATCACCTGGCCCGCCCGGGTGGCCGGGCAGATGGCGGCGGAGATCGGGATCGACCCGCATGTGATGCAGACCCTGCTGGAAGCCCATGTCCACGCCCATCTCGACGAACTCGCCGCCATCGAGCCGAACTTCCGATGACGCGTATGGGTTC
It encodes the following:
- a CDS encoding DNA cytosine methyltransferase, giving the protein MQLALSEPFPPANGAMSCALAAEGLVYGSVCSGIEAATVAWEPLGWRPAFFAEIEPFPSAVLAHHYPAVPNLGDMTAIDGRAWRGKIDVLVGGTPCQAFSVAGLRKSLDDARGNLALKFVDLANAIDPAYTIWENVPGALSTRDNAFGCLLGGLAGEDGPLLPPGGKWTDAGVVSGPTRTVAWRVLDAQYFGLAQRRRRVFVVAGPRDRADPVAVLSERKGVRRDHPPSREAGQGIAPTISARTRGGGGLGTDFDIDGGLIAEAFGGNNTSGPIEVATALNACASASGRMDFESETFVATTLRARDLARGVDSDCTDTLIAHSLRGEGFDASEDGTGRGTPLVPVTFNLRGRDGGAQAEVDADNLVSLRAASGGSSRSYVAFTQNQRDEVRPLDVAGALAAEPGTKQQTYVAFDCKAGTGFQSAEADGVTPTLRAMSALGRDNAGGQLAVQHGMAVRRLTPRECERLQGFPDDYTRIPWRGKPADRCPDGPRYRGLGNSMATTVMAWLGRRIQAAGK
- a CDS encoding DUF3489 domain-containing protein translates to MTQIQLSDTQSVILAAACAREGGLVLPITASLKGGAVDMVLTSMIKKGLIEAIPVEAGAPVWREDEDGSPLTLVATAAAYMALGIVADTGADSGPEEEPAADMADEAESPPTDAHVAKPARKPREGTKQEALIAMLKRPEGASIAEITAEFGWLPHTARGAIAGALKKKLGLDVTSEKIETRGRVYRIAQNAEAAA
- a CDS encoding HU family DNA-binding protein, whose translation is MSKSAMSKAIRQAAGCTVAQADAAVEAVLATIVEGVKTEGRFSLIGFGSFSKSERPARQGRNPRTGKTIDIAASTSIKFSTSAALKKSL
- a CDS encoding DUF7220 family protein produces the protein MSMVEAVANVVIGYAIAVATQVVVFPIFGIHITLADDLAIGLVFLVVSLIRSYLLRRVFERLL
- a CDS encoding site-specific DNA-methyltransferase; the protein is MTHPLPDSVEHWPIDRLIPYGRNARTHSDGQVAQIAASMIEFGWTNPVLADSRGNVIAGHGRLAAAKSLGLDTVPVVILDHLTEAQRRAYILADNKLALNAGWDEETLAAELHALNGDGFDLGVIGFSDEELDALMAPLDDEGDGQGDGTGEDEVPEPPADPVTRPGDLWILGHHRLLCGDSTVVTDVDRLLAGAKPHLMVTDPPYGVEYDPEWRNQAGVSSSARTGKVANDDRADWSEAWALFPGEVAYVWHAAIFAKTVADSLEANDFKIRAQIIWSKNRFVLGRGDYHWQHEPCIYAVRKNATGHWQGARDQATIWAIGNNGDEDEATVHGTQKPVECMRRPILNNSAEGDSVYEPFAGSGTTVIAAETTGRVCFALELNPAYADVTVGRWQKMTGQKAILDGDGRCFDDIAAGKAVSAG
- a CDS encoding DUF6900 domain-containing protein, which encodes MKARDQVLTEIATQILDLETLDTRNSDRLDFHELSVWQIKKALEAAFAAGQEAK